One Manduca sexta isolate Smith_Timp_Sample1 chromosome 28, JHU_Msex_v1.0, whole genome shotgun sequence DNA window includes the following coding sequences:
- the LOC115447938 gene encoding protein obstructor-E encodes MAFRSSSGAILLACLLVLASSASVPKGRKKPANPPARVSEESERDAAEITNSCPEDGFFADAEQCDKYYECRNGEIIEKLCPDGMVFNDYDPLDEKCDLPFNLDCSQRPKLQTPIPSLHCPRQNGYFSHEDPKECGKFYYCVDGKFNMITCPDGLVYNDKTGICTWPDEAKKKGCGAAEVFAFDCPAVNETFGLTHPRYADPEDCQFFYVCINGNTPRRSGCKLGQAFDDVHKKCEWARKVPECADWYKGQLTDAELDALENPPTPKPKPAGGQPSRRKPHRPPKGKAVEIEDDEE; translated from the exons atGGCGTTTAGGTCGAGCTCAGGGGCCATTTTATTGGCCTGTTTATTAG TATTAGCATCATCAGCATCAGTGCCTAAAGGCAGGAAGAAGCCAGCGAACCCGCCAGCGCGTGTCAGCGAAGAGAGCGAACGTGATGCTGCGGAGATCACTAACTCTTGCCCTGAAGATGGATTCTTTGCAGATGCTGAACAGTGCGACAAATACTATGAGTGcag GAATGGTGAGATCATCGAGAAGCTGTGCCCTGACGGCATGGTGTTCAATGACTACGACCCGCTGGACGAGAAATGCGACCTGCCATTCAACCTAGACTGCTCCCAGCGGCCCAAGCTGC AAACACCCATTCCATCGCTCCACTGCCCGCGTCAAAACGGCTACTTCTCCCACGAAGATCCTAAGGAATGCGGCAAGTTCTACTACTGTGTGGATGGCAAGTTCAACATGATCACCTGTCCTGATGGCCTGGTATACAACGACAAGACTGGCATCTGCACCTGGCCTGATGAGGCTAAGAAGAAGGGATGTGGCGCTGCTG AGGTGTTCGCGTTCGACTGCCCCGCTGTGAATGAGACGTTTGGTCTGACCCACCCTCGGTACGCCGACCCTGAGGACTGCCAGTTCTTCTACGTATGTATCAACGGCAACACCCCGCGTCGGTCTGGATGCAAGCTTGGACAAGCCTTCGACGATGTGCATAAGAAGTGTGAGTGGGCGAGGAAGGTGCCTGAGTG CGCCGACTGGTACAAAGGTCAATTGACTGACGCAGAACTCGACGCCCTGGAGAACCCTCCCACTCCCAAACCCAAGCCCGCCGGTGGCCAGCCATCCCGTCGCAAGCCGCACCGTCCTCCCAAGGGAAAGGCGGTAGAAATAGAAGATGACGAGGAATAG